In the Gloeocapsa sp. DLM2.Bin57 genome, one interval contains:
- a CDS encoding Uma2 family endonuclease has product WREPHQDDYQTKLTLKQGIISPVAFDDLQLDLKKILPN; this is encoded by the coding sequence TTTGGAGAGAACCCCATCAAGATGATTATCAAACTAAATTGACCTTGAAGCAAGGAATAATTTCTCCTGTTGCTTTTGATGATCTTCAGCTTGATCTTAAAAAAATATTACCAAATTAG